The following coding sequences are from one Musa acuminata AAA Group cultivar baxijiao chromosome BXJ1-6, Cavendish_Baxijiao_AAA, whole genome shotgun sequence window:
- the LOC135676251 gene encoding cytochrome P450 CYP72A616-like, giving the protein MMAEMLRLALLACSLAVLLFSCFKVAYSLWWKPKALERHLRQQGIRGNPYRFFYGDLKDDMHARIIASSKPMDLSHQFVPRVAPLLHQIVQKYGKISVVWIGTTPRVIIYDPELMTKVLLDRMQQFRKSRLNPLVKLIGMGVPTLDGEEWARRRRVINPAFHLEKLKEMAPAFLKSCVDMVERWRNLTSPEGSCEVDVWSEFQNLTADIISRTAFGSSYKEGKKIFELQKEQAVLVMEGARAPYVPGFRFVPTAKNKRRMHIHREIKSMLMDMINKKLDSIAKGESTADDLLGLLVQYSNDKDHGNCSITTDDVIEECKLFYFAGQETTSVLLTWTLILLSIYPTWQQRAREEVVSVCGKNSPDFESTSRLKTVTMILHEVLRLYPPATGILRRTIKTTKLGGFSFPAGIELFLPILLIHHDRETWGEDAEEFKPERFSEGVSKASRTPNAFVPFGWGPRICLGQSFAMIEAKMALACVLQHFSFELSPSYAHAPHDVVTLQPQSGAQLILHQL; this is encoded by the exons aTGATGGCAGAGATGCTCCGTCTTGCTCTACTTGCATGCTCACTCGCTGTGCTTCTCTTCTCTTGCTTCAAGGTGGCATACTCCCTGTGGTGGAAGCCCAAGGCATTGGAAAGGCATTTGAGGCAGCAAGGCATCAGAGGCAACCCTTACAG GTTCTTTTATGGGGACCTGAAGGATGACATGCACGCCAGAATTATAGCCTCGTCCAAGCCAATGGATTTGTCCCACCAGTTCGTTCCTCGTGTTGCTCCCCTTTTGCATCAGATAGTTCAGAAATATG GAAAGATATCTGTTGTTTGGATTGGAACGACACCCAGAGTGATCATTTATGACCCGGAGTTGATGACGAAAGTGCTACTTGATCGAATGCAACAGTTTCGAAAGTCTCGTCTCAACCCTCTTGTAAAGCTTATAGGCATGGGGGTGCCTACGCTCGACGGAGAGGAATGGGCCAGACGGAGAAGGGTCATCAACCCTGCATTCCATCTCGAGAAACTGAAG GAAATGGCGCCTGCATTCCTGAAAAGCTGCGTCGATATGGTAGAGAGATGGCGGAACTTAACCAGCCCTGAAGGATCTTGCGAAGTCGATGTATGGAGCGAATTCCAGAATCTGACAGCGGATATCATATCTCGAACGGCTTTCGGGAGTAGCTACAAGGAAGGCAAGAAGATATTTGAACTACAGAAGGAGCAAGCTGTTCTGGTGATGGAAGGAGCTCGGGCTCCATATGTTCCAGGCTTCAG ATTCGTACCAACCGCGAAGAACAAAAGGAGAATGCACATACACAGGGAGATCAAGAGCATGTTAATGGATATGATCAACAAAAAATTAGACTCTATTGCGAAGGGCGAATCCACCGCTGATGATTTGCTAGGCTTGCTGGTGCAATATAGCAACGACAAGGATCACGGCAATTGCAGCATTACAACTGACGATGTGATCGAGGAATGCAAGCTCTTTTACTTTGCCGGCCAAGAGACGACATCGGTGCTGTTGACATGGACATTGATTCTTCTATCCATTTACCCAACATGGCAGCAGAGAGCACGAGAAGAAGTTGTGAGCGTCTGCGGCAAGAATTCGCCTGACTTCGAGTCTACAAGCCGCCTAAAGACT GTAACCATGATATTGCATGAGGTTTTGAGGTTGTATCCGCCTGCGACTGGCATTCTCCGGCGAACCATCAAGACCACAAAATTGGGAGGCTTCTCATTCCCTGCTGGAATTGAGCTTTTCCTGCCCATACTCCTCATCCACCATGACCGAGAAACATGGGGGGAAGATGCAGAAGAGTTCAAACCGGAGAGATTCTCAGAAGGTGTTTCGAAGGCATCAAGGACTCCAAATGCGTTCGTTCCTTTCGGATGGGGTCCAAGGATTTGTTTGGGCCAGAGCTTTGCCATGATAGAAGCAAAGATGGCTTTGGCTTGCGTTCTCCAGCATTTCTCCTTTGAACTGTCACCTTCCTACGCCCATGCCCCTCACGATGTCGTCACTCTGCAACCACAGTCTGGAGCTCAACTTATCCTACATCAACTCTGA